Proteins encoded within one genomic window of Cytophagales bacterium:
- a CDS encoding S41 family peptidase, translating to MRHLIFLLLISTACYSQPKEYNANQVAEDVNFLRDQLERFHPGLYRYTPKSQMNAYFEEAAQTSDGLEGIELYARITFLLSQVKCGHTRTAMPDIMRRDNRANSRFPPFQIQLLGAEPFISASLDSQLPKGAKLLSINGKSYQEIEATIFQHLAADGFIESGKRRMISWFFPFYYQLYIESSSDPVNIEYQTASGENVQLSVNRVRDKAIEVLSSYEDRKAALQLNHLDDHSYMRISTFGQQSLSNAGLDYELFLEQSFRSIKNEGVENLVLDLRGNGGGRDNYGALLVSYLLADSFGYFDNIEVTDEYSGYGGVVNRKGKKYVTSHQGLNIWEPQSNAFQGNLYVLTDGGSFSTCADVATVLHHNDRGVFIGQETGGGYDGNTSGNTKTITLPNSGIRVFVPLWKYTTANVGHPYPARGVIPDHEIIPTWDQFSNKEDVVLNKALDLIRNKK from the coding sequence ATGCGCCATCTCATTTTCCTATTGCTAATCAGCACAGCCTGTTACAGCCAACCTAAAGAATACAATGCCAATCAAGTTGCTGAAGATGTCAATTTTCTTCGGGATCAACTGGAACGATTCCATCCGGGATTGTATCGATATACGCCGAAATCGCAAATGAATGCCTACTTTGAGGAGGCTGCTCAAACTTCCGATGGCCTTGAAGGTATTGAACTCTATGCCCGGATCACCTTTTTGCTCAGTCAGGTCAAATGCGGGCATACACGGACGGCCATGCCCGATATCATGCGACGTGACAATCGTGCCAACAGCCGATTCCCCCCTTTTCAAATTCAATTGTTGGGTGCTGAACCCTTTATTTCTGCTTCATTGGACTCACAACTGCCTAAAGGGGCTAAGCTTTTATCCATCAATGGAAAATCTTATCAGGAAATAGAAGCGACCATTTTTCAGCACCTCGCGGCGGATGGATTCATCGAATCGGGAAAGCGCCGCATGATCAGCTGGTTCTTTCCCTTTTATTATCAACTGTACATTGAAAGTAGCAGTGATCCGGTAAATATTGAATATCAAACAGCATCAGGTGAAAATGTGCAGCTTTCGGTCAATCGGGTTAGGGATAAAGCAATTGAAGTATTGTCGAGTTATGAGGATAGAAAAGCAGCACTTCAGCTAAATCATTTGGATGATCATAGTTACATGCGCATTTCCACTTTTGGTCAGCAGTCCTTATCTAATGCAGGGTTAGACTATGAGCTTTTTTTGGAGCAAAGTTTTAGATCAATCAAGAATGAAGGTGTAGAAAACCTGGTTTTAGACCTGCGAGGTAATGGGGGAGGAAGAGACAATTATGGAGCATTGTTGGTGTCTTATCTGCTGGCGGACTCCTTTGGATACTTTGACAACATCGAAGTGACTGACGAGTATTCCGGTTACGGCGGAGTGGTCAACAGAAAGGGCAAGAAGTATGTGACCAGCCATCAAGGACTTAATATTTGGGAACCCCAGTCCAATGCTTTTCAAGGAAACTTATATGTGCTGACGGATGGGGGAAGTTTTTCCACTTGTGCGGATGTTGCTACGGTGCTGCATCATAATGATAGAGGCGTTTTTATAGGCCAAGAAACGGGAGGAGGATATGATGGCAACACCAGTGGCAATACGAAAACCATTACACTGCCCAATAGTGGAATAAGAGTATTTGTTCCATTATGGAAGTATACAACCGCCAACGTAGGACATCCATATCCTGCAAGAGGCGTGATTCCCGATCATGAAATAATTCCAACCTGGGATCAATTTTCCAACAAAGAAGATGTGGTACTTAATAAAGCCCTGGATTTGATTCGGAATAAAAAATAG
- a CDS encoding M24 family metallopeptidase gives MRSLLFILTLFIVQTSFSQEAFRRWRKLNQVRNDKFDLVLPEVMRENEIDMWIVMCREGNFDPLYTDLGEGYVYATGFYIFTDRGGDRIERAALGIGGYLLEEGGGYDYFGSPDELKAFVSERDPKRIGLNYSKNFGGADGLTYSGFLELAETLGKTYEDRFVSAEKLVSDFRSRRVATEIAIYGEAGELSYTIAERAFSNEVITPGVTTLEDVAWWMLEELHKHNLGSSFGMPSVYLTGPEGIIATSSDRIIQRGDVLMIDWGVGLMNMFTDMKRIAYVLKEGETEVPAGIKNAFDQGVKVRDIIKKTIKPGVTAQKAEDQIYKALTDAGFNKMKAFNQATDQDVTDVIIGCHSVGNWGHGIGPSIAFFNPVRIGYELKPSNLISIELFAYTKVPEWGGKKLRIPLEDDAVITERGIEWLYPINPRVLVIK, from the coding sequence ATGAGATCGCTCCTTTTTATCCTCACCCTATTCATTGTTCAGACATCATTCAGCCAGGAGGCTTTTAGAAGATGGCGTAAACTGAATCAGGTAAGAAACGATAAGTTTGATTTGGTTCTTCCTGAAGTCATGCGGGAGAATGAAATCGATATGTGGATTGTGATGTGTCGGGAAGGAAATTTTGATCCACTTTATACAGATTTGGGCGAGGGCTATGTGTATGCCACTGGATTTTACATTTTCACAGATCGGGGTGGAGACCGAATTGAGCGAGCAGCCCTGGGAATAGGCGGATACTTATTAGAAGAAGGTGGAGGCTACGATTACTTCGGATCTCCAGATGAATTGAAAGCCTTTGTTTCAGAACGAGATCCCAAACGCATTGGACTGAATTATTCCAAGAACTTTGGAGGAGCAGATGGCCTGACTTATTCGGGTTTTCTGGAATTAGCAGAAACCTTGGGCAAAACCTACGAAGATCGATTTGTATCTGCAGAGAAGCTGGTATCTGATTTTAGATCGCGTAGGGTAGCCACTGAAATAGCTATTTATGGCGAGGCCGGAGAATTGTCCTATACTATTGCCGAACGAGCATTTTCTAATGAAGTGATCACACCTGGAGTTACTACCTTAGAAGACGTGGCCTGGTGGATGCTGGAAGAGTTGCACAAGCATAATCTGGGTTCTTCATTCGGGATGCCTTCTGTTTATTTGACAGGGCCAGAAGGGATCATTGCCACTTCGTCCGACCGGATCATTCAACGAGGTGATGTACTGATGATTGATTGGGGCGTGGGCCTGATGAACATGTTCACCGACATGAAACGCATCGCATATGTGCTTAAAGAAGGGGAGACGGAAGTGCCAGCTGGAATTAAAAATGCGTTCGATCAGGGAGTGAAAGTACGTGATATTATCAAAAAGACCATTAAACCTGGGGTCACTGCCCAAAAAGCGGAGGACCAGATCTATAAAGCCTTAACTGATGCCGGCTTTAATAAAATGAAAGCCTTCAATCAGGCTACTGATCAGGATGTGACTGATGTCATCATTGGATGCCATTCCGTGGGAAATTGGGGGCATGGTATTGGTCCTTCTATTGCGTTTTTCAATCCGGTCCGGATCGGTTATGAACTCAAGCCTTCTAACCTGATCTCCATTGAGTTGTTTGCTTACACCAAAGTGCCAGAATGGGGCGGGAAAAAACTTCGCATTCCTTTGGAAGACGATGCAGTGATTACCGAAAGAGGAATTGAATGGCTTTATCCGATCAATCCCAGGGTGTTGGTGATAAAATGA
- a CDS encoding metal-dependent phosphohydrolase, with protein sequence MKYQVSTNVAPFGMSFLLSISFGNMEWTSQQKSLLEFVKKKHGDQKRKYTGAPYWTHLVAVATIVKPYAPEGVEIALCHDLFEDTSCGEEELLSLLTEAGYTNEKANMILHGALELTDQFVPENYPELNRKERKKREAVRLGEISALAQTVKYADLIDNSSSIIKEDPGFARIYLSEKQDILNVMRAGNPTLLKRCEKIID encoded by the coding sequence ATGAAGTACCAGGTTTCCACTAATGTAGCACCTTTTGGTATGTCTTTCTTGCTATCCATTAGTTTTGGAAACATGGAATGGACATCACAACAAAAGTCATTGCTCGAATTTGTGAAAAAGAAACACGGTGATCAAAAAAGAAAATATACAGGCGCTCCTTATTGGACGCATCTGGTCGCTGTAGCCACCATAGTGAAGCCTTATGCGCCGGAAGGTGTAGAAATTGCCCTCTGTCACGACCTGTTTGAGGATACTTCCTGTGGTGAAGAAGAATTGTTGTCATTGCTGACTGAAGCTGGCTATACGAATGAAAAAGCGAATATGATCCTTCATGGAGCCCTGGAATTAACCGATCAATTTGTCCCGGAGAACTATCCTGAACTTAATCGAAAAGAAAGAAAGAAAAGGGAAGCGGTCAGACTGGGTGAAATCTCAGCTCTTGCTCAAACTGTCAAATACGCTGATCTTATCGATAACTCTTCATCGATCATTAAGGAAGATCCAGGATTTGCCAGAATATACCTCAGCGAAAAGCAAGATATATTAAACGTGATGCGCGCCGGAAACCCGACATTACTTAAACGGTGCGAAAAGATCATTGATTGA
- a CDS encoding VWA domain-containing protein, with protein sequence MIWARTISSAEMIFIGLFVLLYGIYVIRVFKVAQALQSPMRRILIKLTIRTLYFGLFIVALLGPSFGQSTKEVKSVGKDIFICVDLSTSMNAFDVQPTRLEKVKFELKNIVEAFSADRIGLIMFSNEAFMQCPLTYDNNALNLFIQSLNTSLVPNTGTDFGPPLKMALDKLESDASNVARQTSKTIVLISDGEDFGEETAAIATKIEEAGIKLFTLGVGTERGSKISTRRGFKKNRSGEEVVSKLNSSSLRKIASDTDGKYFEINKSRNDVSRLISSINDIEGELRDSKQVDAKSNKYFYFLGLALLLMCMDLMSNISVLRI encoded by the coding sequence ATGATTTGGGCAAGAACCATCAGTTCGGCAGAGATGATCTTCATCGGCCTGTTCGTTTTACTTTATGGCATTTATGTCATCAGGGTTTTCAAAGTCGCACAGGCATTGCAATCGCCTATGCGCCGCATTTTGATCAAGCTGACCATCCGTACACTTTACTTCGGTCTATTCATCGTGGCCTTGCTTGGTCCGTCATTCGGTCAGTCTACCAAAGAAGTCAAATCTGTCGGAAAGGACATCTTCATTTGCGTAGACCTCAGCACTTCAATGAATGCCTTTGATGTTCAACCTACTCGACTGGAAAAAGTCAAGTTTGAACTCAAGAACATTGTAGAGGCCTTTAGTGCCGATAGAATTGGCCTGATCATGTTCAGCAACGAGGCCTTCATGCAATGCCCACTGACCTATGACAATAACGCCCTCAATCTTTTTATTCAATCCTTGAATACCTCGCTGGTCCCTAACACAGGAACGGACTTTGGTCCACCTCTGAAAATGGCTTTGGACAAATTGGAAAGTGATGCTTCCAATGTAGCTCGCCAAACCTCAAAAACCATTGTACTGATCAGCGACGGTGAAGATTTTGGTGAAGAAACAGCCGCCATCGCTACAAAAATCGAGGAAGCCGGGATCAAATTATTCACTTTGGGTGTTGGTACGGAAAGAGGATCGAAAATCTCTACCCGCAGAGGTTTTAAAAAGAATAGAAGCGGCGAAGAAGTTGTCTCTAAACTGAATTCCTCTTCATTAAGAAAAATTGCCTCGGATACAGATGGTAAATATTTTGAAATCAATAAGAGCAGAAACGATGTTTCCAGATTGATTTCATCCATTAATGATATCGAAGGCGAATTGCGCGATAGCAAACAAGTGGACGCTAAATCCAACAAATACTTTTATTTCCTGGGTCTGGCTCTTTTACTCATGTGCATGGACCTTATGTCGAATATTAGCGTATTAAGAATATGA
- a CDS encoding acetyl-CoA C-acyltransferase: MEEVFILSAVRTPIGSFGGSLAGFSAVELGSKAISGALDKAGVNASDVDEVYFGNVVSANLGQAPARQAAIGAGIGHNVPCTTVNKVCSSGMKTVMLGAQSIMLGVNDIVVTGGMESMSNIPYYIPKARYGYKYGHGQMVDGLMHDGLWEIYNGFPMGSCADNTAKEMNISREEQDEYAINSYKRAAASTEAGHFRDEIIPVEIPQRKGDQIVMADDEEYRNVKFDKIPSLRPVFNKDGSVTAANASTINDGASSIILISKSKMEELGLKPVAKVRGFGDAAQEPIWFTTSPSLAIPKAMKHAGVEKSDVDFYEINEAFSAVAIANNRQLELDPEKVNVFGGAVALGHPLGASGARIISTLNSVLTKNEGSIGVAGICNGGGGASAIVLEKV; this comes from the coding sequence ATGGAAGAAGTATTTATTCTATCAGCTGTTCGTACCCCAATCGGAAGCTTCGGTGGATCGCTTGCCGGTTTTTCAGCCGTAGAATTAGGTTCAAAGGCCATTAGTGGTGCCTTGGATAAAGCAGGCGTCAACGCTTCAGATGTAGATGAAGTCTACTTTGGCAATGTGGTCAGCGCGAACCTTGGTCAGGCTCCTGCCCGACAAGCTGCTATCGGTGCTGGCATCGGCCACAATGTACCATGCACCACGGTCAACAAAGTTTGCTCTTCGGGCATGAAAACTGTCATGTTAGGTGCACAATCCATCATGCTTGGCGTGAACGATATAGTGGTCACAGGTGGCATGGAAAGCATGTCCAATATCCCTTATTACATCCCCAAGGCAAGATATGGCTACAAATATGGTCATGGTCAAATGGTGGATGGACTGATGCACGATGGCTTATGGGAGATTTACAACGGATTCCCTATGGGAAGCTGTGCTGATAATACTGCCAAAGAGATGAACATCTCTAGGGAAGAGCAGGATGAATATGCCATTAATAGCTACAAAAGAGCCGCTGCATCTACTGAGGCCGGACATTTCAGAGATGAGATCATCCCGGTTGAGATCCCTCAAAGAAAAGGTGACCAAATCGTAATGGCCGACGATGAGGAATATCGAAATGTAAAATTTGATAAGATCCCTTCCCTTCGACCGGTTTTCAATAAAGATGGTAGCGTTACAGCCGCCAATGCATCAACGATCAATGACGGTGCATCATCCATCATTCTGATCAGCAAATCAAAAATGGAAGAACTGGGCCTTAAGCCTGTTGCTAAAGTGCGTGGATTTGGTGATGCTGCTCAGGAGCCTATCTGGTTCACCACTTCTCCGTCTTTGGCCATTCCTAAAGCGATGAAACATGCAGGAGTTGAGAAAAGTGATGTAGATTTCTATGAAATCAACGAAGCATTTTCTGCGGTAGCGATTGCTAACAATCGTCAATTGGAGCTCGATCCGGAGAAAGTGAATGTATTTGGTGGAGCAGTTGCACTAGGCCACCCGCTTGGCGCTTCAGGAGCAAGAATTATCTCTACGTTGAATTCAGTGCTTACCAAAAATGAAGGTTCGATTGGCGTTGCAGGAATCTGTAATGGCGGTGGTGGTGCTTCAGCCATTGTTTTAGAGAAAGTATAA
- a CDS encoding toxin-antitoxin system YwqK family antitoxin, producing MDQKVLKEEYGIIYTDTIVPHGAYKMFSQTGKVIVNGTFEQGHKEGKFLNYYEDGSLQRETIYLAGLRQGPTKVFYPNGNLQQEANFVNDTLIGEVKTYHPDGKVKGLSSFDRGLPEGMVVTYFDNGNKQEEVNYSTGKPNGITRKFYDTGVVQLEAQYSNGLLNGYYKTFYASGKLEMEVLNERGKRSGFVKRYHENGQIKSTGNYEEGELEGEFLVYYKDGSPKSVYKYRYGRKQGLNKDFYPSGAISKEADFSFNGLNASIIDYYENGKVSKESYVVNELPGKNWKYYNEKGKLTISENYEAGKLQGERLIYEGRKIVSRESYERGMKNGTWTSYHPNGKEKEVSNWKLNRLHGPFTLYYKNGKKQYEGNYLINKRTGDWVYYDEKEKVTSRKKYKSGRIVSEE from the coding sequence TTGGATCAAAAGGTCCTGAAAGAAGAATACGGCATTATCTATACGGATACCATTGTTCCACATGGTGCCTATAAAATGTTCAGTCAGACGGGTAAAGTAATCGTCAATGGCACCTTCGAACAGGGACATAAAGAAGGTAAATTCCTCAACTACTACGAGGATGGCTCCCTACAACGTGAAACGATTTACCTCGCTGGCTTAAGACAAGGCCCAACAAAAGTGTTCTACCCTAACGGCAACCTGCAACAAGAAGCAAACTTTGTCAACGACACCTTGATTGGTGAAGTAAAAACTTACCACCCAGACGGAAAAGTAAAGGGGTTGTCATCGTTTGATCGAGGACTGCCCGAAGGAATGGTAGTCACTTATTTCGATAATGGCAATAAACAAGAGGAAGTCAATTATTCCACCGGAAAACCCAACGGCATCACCCGTAAATTCTATGATACGGGAGTTGTGCAACTAGAAGCACAATATTCCAATGGCCTGTTAAATGGATACTACAAAACCTTCTATGCTTCCGGAAAACTGGAAATGGAAGTTTTAAATGAACGTGGAAAACGATCGGGCTTTGTGAAAAGATATCACGAAAATGGACAGATCAAGTCTACGGGAAACTATGAGGAAGGCGAACTTGAAGGGGAGTTTCTGGTATACTATAAAGATGGAAGTCCTAAGTCCGTCTACAAATACCGATACGGCAGAAAACAAGGGTTAAATAAAGACTTCTATCCCTCAGGAGCAATCAGTAAAGAAGCGGACTTTTCTTTCAATGGTCTCAATGCCTCCATTATAGACTATTATGAAAATGGCAAGGTCTCCAAAGAAAGCTATGTCGTCAACGAGCTACCAGGCAAAAACTGGAAATATTACAATGAGAAAGGTAAGCTGACCATCAGTGAAAATTACGAAGCTGGAAAACTACAAGGAGAACGATTGATTTATGAAGGTAGGAAAATCGTCAGTCGTGAGTCTTATGAACGTGGCATGAAAAACGGAACATGGACCAGCTACCACCCCAATGGTAAAGAAAAAGAGGTCTCTAACTGGAAACTGAACCGATTACATGGCCCATTTACGCTCTACTACAAAAACGGCAAAAAGCAGTATGAAGGAAATTACCTGATCAATAAACGAACAGGCGATTGGGTTTACTATGATGAAAAAGAAAAGGTCACTTCCCGTAAAAAGTACAAATCGGGAAGGATCGTAAGTGAGGAATAA